Genomic segment of Candidatus Binatus sp.:
ACGCACCGGGCGAAAACGAAAGCGCGGCCGCAAGGGCGGCCGCGCTGAGAATCTTGAGATTTTTCATGGCGTCCCGGCCACCATCATAGTGGACGCTTGACCGGGCGCAAATATTTACGGGCTGCTATTTGCCGAGCCCGCGGCCGAAAGCAGCGACCTGCGACTGCCACTGGTCGCCGAAGGCCAGGATCAGCACCTGCTGATTGATGTGCGTGTCCTTGGTCAGCGATTTCATCGAGCCGCCACCCGCGGTGGCCAGCACTTTGTAAGCCGCCTGCGTCTGCCGGTAGAACTCCGGCAACGGCGAGATTTTCGGCGGCTCTTCCCGATGCACCTTGAGCCAGAACTCGCGCTCGAAACGCTCGTGCTCCTCAGCCGCCACGTCCACCGTGTTGAAGGTGCCGTTGTTGGATTTGAACTGCCGAATCAGCGCGAGCAGCGGAGCGAAGTCCTCCTTGTGCGGGGGAGAATCGCCGACCAGCACGATCACCTTTTTGGCGTACGGCTTCCAGTCCATCTTGTTTACCGCCGTCTCGCACGCGCCAAACGTATCCTCTTCCCATTCGCCGCCACCCATCGCCTGGATGCCGTTTAGGAATTCGCTGAGCTTTTGCGGCGACAGCGTCAGCGGCTGAATATTGCGCTTCTCGCCCTTGCCACCGAACACGATTATTCCGATTCGCGCGATCGGCACCAGCCGGTGAATCGACTGCACCAGCTGCTCCATCTTGGCTTTGACGTCGTCGATGATCAGTTTCATCGAGCCGGTCCCGTCAATGACCAGCACCACGTCCAGTCCCTTGCGCCTAAGCTCACCGATGAACCCGCCGAAGCCCGAACCGATGCCGTGACCGTAGCCCGAGCCCATGCCGCCGCCACGGCCGATGCCGATTCCGCCGCCGCCGGCTGCGCGCACGTAGTCACTGGCGAGTCCAACGGCCTGCGAGGTGTCGACCGCGGTCGGCGCTTCCATCTGCTGCGGCGCGGTGTCGGGCATCGGCACTTCGGGCATGTCGAGGTCCTGCATCTCGTTGCCGCCGCCACCGCCGCCGCCCGCTTCGAGGTTCACCATGATCAACTCGCGCCCGCGCTGCTCGTGCACCGTGATGATCAGGAAGAGCAGGGCGAGTACGTGCAGGGCGACCGACAGCGGAAAGGGGCCGATCAGCAGACCGAGCGCATCTTTGATCTTCTGAAGACGGGTCGCGTCAGCTTCGTCTTCTTCGCGGCGCGCCTCGGCCTCGAGTTCTCGTTTGCCGATAATGCGGTAGAAGATGAAAGCGACGACGAACGTCGAGAGGACAAGCAAAATAACAATTGCTGCGATCATATAAAAGCGTGCTCCCCGCTTGGGCCACGCTTGGCGCGGCCGAGGCCGAGATCCTCATTGACTAGACTTAAAGCCGCGCGATCGTCGCGGCGACGCGTGAGCCGTGCGAAAATCAAATTCCTACGCTCCGCCTCCCGGCGCTCCGGCAGAAACGCCCCCGGGAGGGAGAGAAGACACGGCGATAGCGATAGCCTCCGCGCCGGCCGACTTGGCCATATCCAGAATGCGAACCATATCACCGAGTATAACCTTTGGGTCGCCCTGGAAAATCACAATTTTGTCGGTCGAATTCGCCAGCGCGTCATGAAGCTGTGGCACCAACTCGGGCTCGGTGACCTGCTTGTCGCCCAGATAGATCAAATGGTCGGCGGTGTAGGTCACGATGATGCCCTTGGGCTTTTCGTTGGCTGCGGGCGCAGCTTCAGCTTTGGGCAAATCGACGTGGGCCGCGGACTCGATTGTCACCGCGGTGGTCACCATGAAGATGATCAGCAGGACGAGAAAGATATCGGTCAACGGGGTGATGTTGATATCGGCGAACACCCCGCCGCCTTTGTTACTACTCATTGCCATGGGCAAATACCTCTGCGTGTATCGATGCTCAGGTCAGCCACCGGGGCCGGCCCGATCAACCTCCACCACCTGAGGAGTTGGCTAGTTGCGCACCGGTAACCCGCTTGGCCGCGATTGCAATTTGTTCGGCGCCGGCGGCCTTGGCGATATTCAGGATTCGCACCATGTCACCGAGCAGCACTTTGCGATCGCCCTGGAACACGACGATCTTCTGATCCACTTTGCTCAGCGCCTCGCCCAGGCTCGAGCGCAGTTCACGCTCGGGAACGTCCTTCGAGTTCACGAACAGCTCGTGCTGGGCGGTGTACGTCACGATGACGCCCTTGTTCTCCGGCGCGGTATTGGTCGCGGTGGGCAGATCGACGTGGGCGGCAGATTCGATGGTGACCGAGGTCGTCACCATGAAGATGATGAGCAGAACCAGAAAGATATCGGTGAGCGGCGTGATATTGATGTCGGCAAAAACGCCGCCACCACCGCCCTGATGTGGTCCGCTAATTGCCACGCGCCTGTCTCCCCTGGAGTGTAGCGTCGATCAGACGGTCGTCGTTGATGTGCTGGATGGCGCTGATGTTCTCAATCTTGACCGAGAAATAGTTGTAGAAGATAACCGCGATGATCGCGACGGCGAGTCCGAGCGCGGTCGAAATCAAGGCTTCCGAAATACCGGCGGCGACGACCGAGAAACCGCCGGTGCCCATGATTGCCATCGATTGGAACGCCACGAGGATGCCAACGACCGTGCCGAACAGCCCAATGAACGGCGCCGATGCGCCGGCGGTCGCGAGCACCCAGATGTAGCGCTTGAACTCGAGGCCTTCCTGGTAACGGCGCTCGTCGTCGAGCTCGAGCAGATGATCCCGGTCCATGGTCTGCGAACCGGCGATGAGGGTGTGATAGATGCGCTCGGCGGCCGTGGCGCGCGCCTGCGTGGCCTGCAACGCCTCGTTGAACTTGCCCTGGCGCAACTGCGGAATGAGCGAGTCAGCGAGCTTCGCGGTTTTCGGACCGACACCCCACAGCACCCATACGCGTTCGAAAATTATCGCCAGGCAGACGACCGAAATGAACAGCAGTGGATACGTTGCATAGTAGCCCTGCTGAATCATCGACAAAATACCGAAGTTGCTTTGCATCTCTTATCCTCTCGAGTTTGAAATAAATTTGA
This window contains:
- a CDS encoding vWA domain-containing protein; the encoded protein is MIAAIVILLVLSTFVVAFIFYRIIGKRELEAEARREEDEADATRLQKIKDALGLLIGPFPLSVALHVLALLFLIITVHEQRGRELIMVNLEAGGGGGGGNEMQDLDMPEVPMPDTAPQQMEAPTAVDTSQAVGLASDYVRAAGGGGIGIGRGGGMGSGYGHGIGSGFGGFIGELRRKGLDVVLVIDGTGSMKLIIDDVKAKMEQLVQSIHRLVPIARIGIIVFGGKGEKRNIQPLTLSPQKLSEFLNGIQAMGGGEWEEDTFGACETAVNKMDWKPYAKKVIVLVGDSPPHKEDFAPLLALIRQFKSNNGTFNTVDVAAEEHERFEREFWLKVHREEPPKISPLPEFYRQTQAAYKVLATAGGGSMKSLTKDTHINQQVLILAFGDQWQSQVAAFGRGLGK
- a CDS encoding biopolymer transporter ExbD; this translates as MSSNKGGGVFADINITPLTDIFLVLLIIFMVTTAVTIESAAHVDLPKAEAAPAANEKPKGIIVTYTADHLIYLGDKQVTEPELVPQLHDALANSTDKIVIFQGDPKVILGDMVRILDMAKSAGAEAIAIAVSSLPPGGVSAGAPGGGA
- a CDS encoding biopolymer transporter ExbD; translated protein: MAISGPHQGGGGGVFADINITPLTDIFLVLLIIFMVTTSVTIESAAHVDLPTATNTAPENKGVIVTYTAQHELFVNSKDVPERELRSSLGEALSKVDQKIVVFQGDRKVLLGDMVRILNIAKAAGAEQIAIAAKRVTGAQLANSSGGGG
- a CDS encoding MotA/TolQ/ExbB proton channel family protein, which gives rise to MQSNFGILSMIQQGYYATYPLLFISVVCLAIIFERVWVLWGVGPKTAKLADSLIPQLRQGKFNEALQATQARATAAERIYHTLIAGSQTMDRDHLLELDDERRYQEGLEFKRYIWVLATAGASAPFIGLFGTVVGILVAFQSMAIMGTGGFSVVAAGISEALISTALGLAVAIIAVIFYNYFSVKIENISAIQHINDDRLIDATLQGRQARGN